AAAGAGCCTTTCAACGCTTATGTGTGTGCGGGGATCATCAGTATGATCACGTTCCATGTGTTCCAGAACATCGGAATGACGATCCAGTTACTCCCGATCACCGGTATCCCCCTTCCGTTCATCAGTTATGGAGGGAGCTCCCTCATGGGGAATATGCTGGCCCTCGGCCTTGTGTTCAGTATGAGGTTTCATCATAAGACGTATATGTTTTCTTCAGAAGATTCCTAATTCCCGGTTGCATTCATCCGGGAAATGTGTAAAATAATAGTAATTAGATATGGAATATTCTGTGAAGAAGAGAGTAATCCCGACGTGGATCTTAAGCGAGCCGGGGGCGGTGGGAGCCCGGTATGAAGCCCTGGATGAACCGCACTTCTGAGAAGTTCTTCTTGAAATCAGTAGGGAAGGACCGGGATCTCCCGTTATACAATGAGTGTCCTTAATCGGGAATAAGAGTGGTACCGCGAGCTAAACTCGTCTCTGTATAGAGACGGGTTTTTTTGTGTTTTATACTAATGGGAGGTGTAACAAGATGGACTTGAAATTAATATTTGCCCAAGAATTAAAGACTCAGCTCCTGCAGGACTGGAGCGAGAAAGAACTATACGATTTGATTGAAACTCCGAAGCATAGTCATTTAGGGGACTTAGCCTTCCCTTGCTTCCAGTTGGCCAAAACCATGAAAAAAGCTCCAGCACAGATCGCCAGGGAAATGGCCGCTGAGATTACCTCTCCCCTTTTCACCAAGGTGGAAGCGGTTGGACCTTATATCAATATCCATTTTGACGGTAGTAAAGCAGGAAAAGAAATCGTGTCGGGGATATTGGCGAAAGGAAAGGATTATGGAACCCACACCTTTGGAGAAAACAGAACCGTCGTATTAGACATGTCCTCCCCCAACATCGCCAAGCCGTTTTCCATGGGGCACCTCCGTTCAACGGTCATCGGCAATGCCATTGCCACCATTGCCGAAAAATGCGGCTATCGTACCGAAAAAATCAATTACATCGGAGACTGGGGAACACAGTTCGGCAAACTGATCGTCGCTTTCAAAAAATGGGGAGACCCTGATAAGGTCAAAGAGAATCCCATTGCTGAGTTGTTCATTCTTTATAAAAAGTTTCATGAAGAAGCAGAACTCGACGCTTCCCTTGAGGAAGAAGGAAGAAAAGCCTTTAAGCTCCTCGAAGACGGGGATGAAGAGATTACCGGGCTTTGGAGATGGTTTAAAGATGAATCACTCCAAGCCTTTAAGACGATCTACTCTTTACTTGGCGTCGAGTTCGATTCCTATAACGGTGAAGCATTCTTCAATGATAAGATGGAAGAAGTCGTGACCCTGCTCAAGAAACAACATCTCCTTGAGGAATCCCAAGGGGCACAAGTCGTTAGGATGGATGACGGGAATCTGCCACCCTGCCTGATCAAGAAAACTGATGGAGCAACCCTTTATGCCACACGGGACCTTGCTGCTGCCCTTTATCGTCATCGTCAATATGCCTTTGATGAAGCCCTGTACATTGTAGGACAGGAGCAGACCATCCATTTCCAGCAAGTGATGAATGTGTTGAAAAAGCTAGGGTACAAT
The DNA window shown above is from Rossellomorea vietnamensis and carries:
- the argS gene encoding arginine--tRNA ligase, with the translated sequence MDLKLIFAQELKTQLLQDWSEKELYDLIETPKHSHLGDLAFPCFQLAKTMKKAPAQIAREMAAEITSPLFTKVEAVGPYINIHFDGSKAGKEIVSGILAKGKDYGTHTFGENRTVVLDMSSPNIAKPFSMGHLRSTVIGNAIATIAEKCGYRTEKINYIGDWGTQFGKLIVAFKKWGDPDKVKENPIAELFILYKKFHEEAELDASLEEEGRKAFKLLEDGDEEITGLWRWFKDESLQAFKTIYSLLGVEFDSYNGEAFFNDKMEEVVTLLKKQHLLEESQGAQVVRMDDGNLPPCLIKKTDGATLYATRDLAAALYRHRQYAFDEALYIVGQEQTIHFQQVMNVLKKLGYNWADEMKHIPFGLYLKDGKKMSTRKGRVILLEEVLQEAIKMAEDNIKQKNPDLKDAYAVARDVGVGAIIFHDLKNDRLNDIEFSLEHMLTFEGETGPYIQYTYARAQSLLRKAGQSEPLTFEGLEDAESWDVIKQLRLFPEIIEKAWQHYAPSVIAKYLIATSQSFNRYYAKTKIISGDNQQHSRLALVHAVGIVLAEGLRLLGTKSPAEM